A single window of Butyricicoccus intestinisimiae DNA harbors:
- the fabD gene encoding ACP S-malonyltransferase codes for MEAVALFPGQGAQYPGMGQSIYENSESARQIFEQASEICGHSISDLCFHGTKEELSRTVNSQIAIFTCSMAALRALQERGLQVQACAGFSLGEYTALTAAGILSLEDGLRLVRRRGELMQEAADSTDGCMAAVLGLQDDVVEAICSETAGLVLPVNYNCDGQLVIAGERAAVEAAAAACKEAGARRAVPLAVSGGFHTGLMAPAAAKLREFAQTLTFRTPTLPMYTNVTGALLDTTDYPAHLEQHMISPVRWKHLIHNMIAAGYTSALEIGVGKTLTGFSRRISKEMTCKTVETMESVISVTE; via the coding sequence ATGGAAGCAGTTGCATTGTTCCCCGGACAGGGCGCACAGTATCCCGGTATGGGGCAATCCATTTATGAAAACAGCGAGAGCGCACGGCAGATTTTTGAGCAGGCGAGCGAAATTTGCGGACATTCCATTTCGGATCTGTGCTTCCACGGCACGAAGGAAGAGCTGTCCCGCACAGTAAACAGCCAGATTGCGATCTTTACGTGTTCCATGGCAGCTCTGCGCGCCCTGCAGGAGCGCGGACTGCAGGTACAGGCATGCGCCGGTTTTTCTCTGGGCGAGTATACCGCGCTCACCGCAGCCGGTATTCTGTCTCTCGAAGACGGTCTGCGTCTGGTGCGCCGCCGCGGCGAGCTGATGCAGGAAGCTGCGGACAGCACCGACGGCTGCATGGCGGCTGTGCTCGGCTTACAGGATGACGTGGTTGAAGCAATCTGCTCCGAGACCGCCGGTCTTGTTCTGCCTGTCAATTATAACTGTGACGGTCAGCTGGTCATTGCCGGTGAACGCGCCGCAGTAGAAGCTGCTGCGGCAGCCTGCAAGGAAGCAGGTGCACGCCGCGCCGTTCCGCTCGCCGTATCCGGCGGTTTCCACACCGGTTTGATGGCTCCGGCGGCTGCAAAACTGCGTGAATTTGCGCAGACGCTGACCTTCCGCACGCCCACACTGCCGATGTATACCAATGTAACCGGCGCGCTGCTGGATACCACGGATTATCCGGCACATCTGGAGCAGCACATGATTTCTCCGGTTCGCTGGAAGCATCTCATTCACAACATGATCGCGGCAGGATACACGTCCGCACTGGAAATCGGCGTTGGAAAAACACTGACCGGATTCTCGCGCAGAATTTCCAAAGAAATGACATGCAAAACCGTAGAAACTATGGAATCTGTCATTTCTGTCACGGAATAA
- a CDS encoding DEAD/DEAH box helicase, with product MSNELNEKIEITEEPTVSFEEMGLSEPILRAIHDMEFSQPTEIQARAIPAVMSGRDIIGRSHTGTGKTMAFGVPAVEYCIRNPECRDTMVLVLCPTRELAMQACDEVRKLTRYTHGIRAVPVYGGQPIQNQIPQLRRGAEIVIGTPGRVMDHIHRHTLKLDHLAAIVLDEADEMLNMGFREDIESILSFVPGEHQTLLFSATMPQAILDITDQYQNDPLLIETKSGPERTMDTIEQYYYEVPLGSKMDALGLLLHTHQPKLAIIFCNTKKMVEELNRYLAEHGFHCSMLHGDMQQEARTSVMNTFRSGRTPILIATDVAARGIDVDDVDAVYNFDIPQDYEYYIHRIGRTGRAGRSGKAYTLAAGRRQVFQVRDISRFIGAKIENTPLPCTQDIIDRKQEELLAEARRQIAKTSENSACNPMIKKLIEEGCSPEWLAECLMEMLLRREMMDIPVLTMPKPVNGKQSGSPLPPPPEGYVRLRFSVGRYQRVAPNHIVSAIATETRIPGKQIQKIYCYGEYSLVEVPSKYKNVIIQKLSGKKIGGHVTDVRLYDHKNPKSSARNAAKHGKPSENRDNRGQSRTHVRNGRKSSGGNRPPVAERRRRVAREHARRKSGRHGE from the coding sequence TTGTCTAACGAACTGAACGAGAAGATAGAAATTACCGAAGAACCAACTGTCAGCTTTGAGGAAATGGGACTGTCCGAACCGATCCTGCGTGCCATTCACGATATGGAATTTTCTCAGCCGACGGAAATTCAGGCGCGTGCGATTCCGGCTGTCATGTCGGGCAGAGATATCATTGGCCGTTCGCACACCGGCACCGGAAAGACCATGGCATTTGGCGTGCCGGCTGTTGAATACTGCATCCGCAATCCAGAGTGCCGCGACACCATGGTTCTCGTCCTGTGTCCGACGCGCGAGCTTGCCATGCAGGCATGTGACGAGGTGCGAAAGCTGACTCGATACACCCATGGCATCCGCGCCGTTCCGGTATACGGCGGTCAGCCGATTCAGAACCAGATTCCGCAGCTGCGCCGCGGTGCGGAAATCGTAATCGGCACGCCGGGCCGTGTCATGGATCACATCCATCGTCATACACTCAAGCTGGACCATCTGGCAGCCATCGTACTGGATGAGGCGGATGAAATGCTCAACATGGGCTTCCGCGAGGACATTGAGAGCATTCTGTCCTTTGTTCCGGGCGAGCATCAGACCCTGCTGTTCTCTGCGACCATGCCGCAGGCGATTCTGGACATCACAGACCAGTACCAGAACGACCCGCTGCTCATTGAGACCAAGTCCGGACCGGAACGCACCATGGACACCATTGAGCAGTATTATTATGAAGTTCCGCTCGGCAGCAAGATGGACGCGCTGGGTCTGCTTCTTCACACCCATCAGCCAAAGCTCGCCATCATTTTCTGCAACACAAAGAAAATGGTAGAGGAGCTGAATCGCTATCTGGCAGAACACGGTTTCCACTGCTCTATGCTGCACGGTGATATGCAGCAGGAAGCCCGCACCTCTGTCATGAACACGTTCCGTTCCGGCCGCACACCGATTCTTATCGCAACCGATGTGGCTGCCCGCGGCATTGACGTGGACGATGTGGACGCAGTTTACAATTTTGATATTCCGCAGGATTACGAATACTACATTCATCGCATCGGCAGAACCGGCCGTGCAGGCCGCTCCGGCAAGGCGTACACGCTCGCTGCCGGCCGCCGTCAGGTATTTCAGGTGCGCGATATTTCCCGCTTTATCGGTGCAAAAATTGAAAATACGCCGCTGCCATGCACGCAGGATATCATTGACCGCAAGCAGGAAGAGCTGCTCGCAGAAGCGCGCCGCCAGATTGCAAAGACCAGTGAAAATTCCGCCTGCAATCCGATGATTAAAAAGCTCATCGAGGAGGGATGCAGTCCGGAATGGCTGGCAGAATGCCTGATGGAAATGCTGCTTCGCCGCGAGATGATGGACATTCCGGTGCTTACCATGCCGAAGCCGGTCAACGGCAAGCAGAGCGGCAGCCCGCTGCCGCCTCCGCCGGAAGGCTATGTTCGCCTGCGCTTCAGCGTGGGACGCTATCAGCGCGTGGCACCGAACCATATTGTCTCCGCGATTGCGACAGAAACCCGCATTCCGGGCAAGCAGATTCAGAAAATTTACTGCTATGGCGAATACAGCTTGGTGGAAGTGCCGAGCAAATATAAAAACGTCATCATCCAGAAGCTGTCCGGCAAAAAAATCGGCGGTCACGTCACGGATGTCCGTCTGTATGACCACAAGAATCCGAAGTCCTCTGCAAGAAACGCTGCAAAGCACGGAAAACCGTCAGAAAACAGAGACAATCGCGGCCAATCCCGCACTCATGTGCGCAACGGCAGAAAATCGTCCGGCGGCAATCGTCCTCCGGTAGCTGAGCGCCGCCGCCGCGTTGCCCGCGAACACGCCCGCAGAAAAAGCGGACGTCATGGTGAATAA
- a CDS encoding DUF6734 family protein has translation MQAFVSNWTRPYAVRCPDRPYQMTDFDLLTTVLSALVWRRENGSIRMITDDTGAQYYRSLGLTDLWDGGIFTYLNDIPSAIDPCTFWAAGKLYALAATPAPCVMLDTDFIVWHSLSEHWHRPLAVIHREALNPAIYPAPSAFVLAPSYHFPTNWNWHEPACNTALTYFGNDTLRKTYVGQAMDFMQAARGRDGLIYMVFAEQRLLAMCAQACGVPIHAFSTEQDLFQGNQRDFTHIWGFKQAMQEQPVLHELFCQKCAARIRKDFPIYANICQTIPQLQPYFQQYSDL, from the coding sequence ATGCAGGCATTTGTTTCCAACTGGACGCGCCCGTATGCCGTGCGCTGTCCTGACAGACCGTATCAAATGACAGATTTTGATCTGCTCACAACCGTTCTCTCGGCGCTGGTATGGCGGCGGGAAAATGGTTCTATTCGCATGATTACGGACGATACCGGCGCGCAATACTACCGTTCTCTCGGTTTGACTGACCTGTGGGACGGTGGTATTTTTACGTATCTCAATGATATTCCATCTGCTATCGACCCGTGCACCTTTTGGGCGGCGGGAAAATTATACGCACTGGCGGCAACACCGGCGCCATGTGTCATGCTGGACACAGATTTTATTGTCTGGCATTCGTTGTCCGAACACTGGCACAGGCCGCTCGCCGTGATTCATCGGGAGGCGTTAAATCCTGCCATTTACCCCGCACCTTCTGCATTTGTGTTGGCTCCCTCCTATCATTTTCCTACAAATTGGAATTGGCACGAACCGGCGTGCAATACAGCACTTACCTATTTTGGAAATGACACACTTCGCAAAACATACGTTGGGCAGGCTATGGACTTCATGCAGGCTGCGCGCGGACGGGATGGTTTAATTTATATGGTCTTTGCCGAACAGCGCCTGCTCGCCATGTGCGCACAGGCATGCGGTGTTCCCATTCACGCTTTTTCGACAGAACAGGACTTATTTCAAGGAAATCAGCGCGATTTTACTCATATTTGGGGATTCAAGCAGGCGATGCAGGAGCAGCCTGTTCTCCATGAGCTATTTTGCCAAAAATGTGCTGCGCGCATCCGGAAGGATTTTCCGATTTATGCAAACATATGCCAAACCATCCCGCAGCTGCAGCCGTATTTTCAGCAATACTCTGATTTGTGA
- the pfkB gene encoding 1-phosphofructokinase — MIYTVTFNPSLDYSIRINDFAFGGLNRIGEEAIRVGGKGVNVSIVLNSLGVDNTALGFIAGFTGKHIESEMQRLGCTTQFTELPEGFSRINVKLDKASEPQTEMNGQGPSVSGEECKQFIGRMERKIKAGDCLILSGSIPRSMPRDMYEKILEVIDMEKVLVIVDTNSDLLRRTLPYHPFLIKPNLIELGEIFGRSLTDYDDIVGCAMHLQEEGARNVLVSMGADGAILVTENGQVFSSPAPKADDLSQELVDVNGAGDAMVAGFLAGYLERHSMVDGFAKGLAAGSATVYTSGLADKQQINLVAQRK, encoded by the coding sequence ATGATCTATACTGTTACATTCAATCCGTCTTTAGACTATTCTATTCGCATCAATGATTTCGCATTTGGCGGACTTAACCGCATTGGAGAAGAAGCCATCCGCGTCGGCGGCAAGGGCGTCAATGTCTCCATTGTGCTGAATAGCTTGGGCGTAGATAATACGGCACTTGGCTTTATTGCCGGCTTTACCGGCAAGCATATTGAATCAGAAATGCAGCGTCTTGGCTGTACCACACAATTTACCGAACTGCCTGAAGGATTTTCCCGCATCAATGTCAAGCTGGACAAGGCTTCGGAGCCGCAGACCGAGATGAACGGACAAGGCCCCAGTGTTTCGGGGGAAGAATGCAAGCAGTTTATCGGACGTATGGAGCGCAAAATCAAAGCGGGCGACTGTCTGATTCTCTCCGGCAGCATTCCGCGCAGTATGCCGCGGGATATGTACGAGAAAATCTTAGAAGTCATCGACATGGAAAAGGTTTTGGTCATCGTGGACACGAACAGCGACTTGCTTCGCCGCACGCTCCCGTACCATCCGTTCCTTATCAAGCCAAACCTGATTGAGTTGGGTGAGATTTTCGGCCGTTCGCTGACAGATTACGATGATATCGTTGGATGTGCGATGCACCTGCAGGAAGAAGGCGCACGCAATGTGCTGGTTTCCATGGGCGCAGACGGCGCTATTCTTGTCACAGAGAATGGTCAGGTATTCTCCTCTCCGGCACCAAAGGCTGATGATCTCTCGCAGGAGCTGGTCGATGTCAACGGCGCAGGCGATGCCATGGTCGCCGGCTTCCTAGCTGGATATCTGGAGCGGCACAGCATGGTAGACGGTTTTGCAAAGGGATTGGCCGCAGGCTCCGCAACGGTATACACCTCAGGTCTTGCAGACAAGCAGCAGATCAATCTGGTTGCACAGCGCAAGTAA
- a CDS encoding NAD(P)H-dependent flavin oxidoreductase gives MNLPEVSIGGLCPKLPVIQGGMGIGISLSGLASAVANAGGIGIISGVQIGFREPDFEKDPVSANIRAIGKELRRARELAPNGIIGMNFMSIDSHYTEYVTEAVKQGADLIISGAGLPLTLPELTAGSQTRIVPIVSSARACRLILTKWLRKHNRFPDAVVVEGPLAGGHLGFKLDDLYNRTNQTLEQALADVVAYIRKFEQEHNVSIPIFAAGGIMDYTDVQRMLEIGASGVQVGSSFVTTKECDASDRFKQTYLDARPEDVRIIKSPTGFAARAVNTKFVQQAYDHGGIPVQHCFRCMPEICNAATTPYCLSQALFDAARGENMGGLVFCGGRVGELHEIVTVQQVMDRLTKPAAM, from the coding sequence TTGAATTTACCTGAGGTTTCTATTGGCGGGCTCTGCCCCAAACTGCCGGTCATTCAGGGCGGCATGGGTATTGGTATTTCTCTCTCCGGCTTGGCTTCTGCCGTTGCCAACGCAGGCGGCATTGGTATTATTTCCGGCGTACAAATCGGTTTCCGTGAGCCGGATTTTGAAAAGGATCCGGTTTCGGCAAATATCCGCGCTATTGGCAAAGAACTGCGCCGTGCGCGTGAGCTTGCGCCGAACGGCATCATCGGCATGAATTTTATGTCGATTGACTCACATTACACAGAATATGTCACAGAGGCTGTCAAGCAGGGCGCGGACTTGATTATTTCCGGCGCAGGCTTGCCGCTGACCCTGCCGGAATTGACCGCCGGCAGTCAAACGCGCATTGTGCCGATTGTCTCCTCTGCGCGCGCGTGCCGGTTGATTTTGACCAAGTGGCTGCGGAAACACAATCGTTTTCCGGACGCCGTTGTCGTAGAAGGCCCGCTCGCAGGCGGTCATCTCGGCTTTAAGCTGGATGATTTGTACAATCGAACCAATCAGACGCTGGAACAGGCTCTCGCAGATGTCGTTGCCTATATTCGCAAGTTTGAGCAGGAACACAACGTTTCCATTCCGATTTTTGCTGCGGGCGGCATCATGGACTATACCGACGTACAGCGCATGCTGGAAATCGGCGCCTCCGGCGTACAGGTCGGCTCGTCTTTTGTCACGACAAAGGAATGTGATGCCTCCGACCGATTCAAGCAGACCTACTTGGATGCTCGTCCGGAAGACGTTCGCATCATCAAAAGTCCAACCGGCTTTGCTGCCCGCGCTGTCAACACGAAGTTTGTTCAGCAGGCTTACGACCACGGCGGCATTCCAGTACAGCATTGCTTCCGCTGTATGCCGGAGATTTGCAATGCAGCGACCACCCCATACTGTCTGTCTCAGGCGCTGTTCGACGCAGCACGCGGCGAAAATATGGGCGGATTGGTGTTCTGCGGCGGCCGTGTCGGAGAACTGCATGAAATCGTCACGGTGCAGCAGGTCATGGATCGCCTGACAAAGCCGGCAGCCATGTAA
- the nrdR gene encoding transcriptional regulator NrdR, translated as MKCPYCKYTESKVIDSRPTVDGESIRRRRICQQCGKRFTTYETIESRSLMVIKKDGSRQQYDREKLMRGILKACQKRPVTKAQMDDLLSNIEKELYDQQEDEVSSMTIGEMVVERLIDIDEVAYIRFASVYRDFDDVDSFMAELKRIRPHHK; from the coding sequence ATGAAGTGCCCCTATTGCAAATATACAGAGAGCAAGGTCATTGATTCCCGTCCGACCGTAGACGGCGAGAGTATTCGCCGCCGCCGCATTTGCCAACAGTGTGGAAAACGATTTACAACCTATGAGACCATAGAATCTCGTTCGCTCATGGTGATAAAAAAAGACGGCTCCCGCCAGCAGTATGACAGAGAAAAGCTCATGCGCGGCATCCTCAAAGCCTGTCAAAAGCGTCCCGTCACCAAGGCGCAGATGGACGATTTGCTCAGCAACATCGAAAAGGAGCTCTATGATCAGCAAGAGGATGAAGTGTCCTCTATGACCATCGGTGAGATGGTGGTGGAACGCCTGATTGATATTGACGAGGTGGCGTATATCCGCTTCGCGTCGGTCTATCGAGATTTCGATGACGTTGATTCGTTTATGGCGGAGCTGAAACGCATTCGCCCGCATCACAAGTGA
- the secF gene encoding protein translocase subunit SecF: protein MKQGKFSVIKKFPIFALIALIAIAPGLVGLVTLPFGMNLFNMDVDFIGGTSMTFDLHEEVTSDISSKTIPELVEEAVGIAPSSVQKTGDNGEEVLIKCTRLDSTQQKQVVQAMQKQFNLTDDDTQNISDVNATIGKETQSKAITAALVAVVLMMIYITIRFELTSGLAAITCLAHDLLVVLSAYILFRIPFNTTFIAVALTILGYSINASIIVFDRIRENRKFARRELFEETVDKSIWQTVGRTVNTSITTLLTVGMIFIFGVTSLRQFTLPMIIGIIAGAYSSMFLSGAFWSKYRGMLRKNRREKAQKKVSASKSPEKAEKPQPEKLEETPKAEEPVSEPATAPQAVTAKKVTPKKTSRKQRKKKH, encoded by the coding sequence ATGAAACAGGGTAAATTTTCGGTGATTAAAAAGTTCCCGATTTTTGCATTGATTGCACTGATCGCAATCGCGCCGGGTCTCGTCGGCTTGGTTACACTTCCGTTTGGCATGAATTTGTTCAATATGGACGTCGATTTTATCGGCGGCACCAGTATGACTTTTGATCTTCACGAAGAAGTCACCAGTGATATTTCCAGCAAGACGATTCCGGAACTGGTTGAAGAAGCGGTTGGCATTGCGCCGTCTTCCGTGCAGAAGACCGGCGACAACGGCGAAGAAGTTCTGATTAAATGCACCCGTCTGGACAGCACCCAGCAAAAGCAGGTTGTGCAGGCAATGCAGAAGCAATTCAATTTGACGGACGATGACACGCAGAACATTTCCGATGTCAACGCGACAATCGGTAAGGAAACGCAGAGCAAGGCGATTACAGCCGCACTGGTTGCTGTCGTTCTCATGATGATTTACATCACGATTCGCTTCGAGTTGACCTCCGGTTTGGCTGCCATCACGTGTTTGGCGCACGACTTGTTGGTTGTACTGTCTGCATACATTCTCTTCCGCATTCCGTTTAACACGACCTTTATCGCCGTTGCGCTGACGATTCTCGGTTATTCGATCAATGCAAGTATCATTGTCTTTGACCGCATCCGTGAAAATCGAAAGTTTGCACGCCGCGAGCTGTTTGAGGAAACCGTAGACAAGAGTATTTGGCAGACGGTAGGACGTACGGTCAATACTTCCATTACAACGCTGCTTACGGTTGGCATGATCTTTATTTTCGGTGTCACCAGCCTGCGTCAGTTTACACTGCCGATGATTATCGGCATCATCGCCGGTGCATATTCGTCTATGTTCCTGTCCGGTGCTTTCTGGTCGAAGTACCGCGGCATGCTGCGCAAGAACAGACGTGAAAAGGCACAAAAGAAGGTGTCCGCGTCCAAGTCTCCGGAAAAGGCAGAAAAGCCGCAGCCGGAGAAGTTGGAAGAAACACCGAAGGCAGAGGAGCCTGTATCGGAACCGGCTACTGCACCGCAGGCAGTAACGGCAAAGAAGGTAACGCCGAAGAAAACCTCTAGAAAACAGAGAAAAAAGAAGCATTGA
- the secD gene encoding protein translocase subunit SecD, whose product MKKSILSFVAVLAVIALLSCTAAFGLNVGPLSIASVMDEEDGIRRGLDLVGGSSITFEAILKDDYNKDNLSSDMASVQAMLQKRLDSLGYTEATVELVGDNRVTVDIPSINNPEEAVSVLGATAQLTFEDAAGNVILDGSGIKSATSGYGQISQSSMANEHYVQVTFTSEAQEKWTEATKAAANAEKGKNYIAIKMDDEVLSQPSVSSEYAQTGITGDSCVISGSFTADSAKTLAEQINIGQLPFSLEEVSMSSVGPQLGEKALSTSVMAGGIGVLLVMLFMILVYRLPGFVASIALVFYTALDLVILSVARVNLSLPGIAGIILSIGMAVDANVIIFERLKDELKNGKTIRGAIDAGFHRAFSAILDSNVTTLIAAVVLYFMGTGTVKGFAITLGIGVVLSMFTAITVTKFLLQRMADFHVTNPKWYGVKKDTKGEV is encoded by the coding sequence TTGAAAAAAAGTATTCTGTCCTTTGTCGCCGTGCTTGCAGTGATTGCACTGCTCTCGTGCACAGCGGCATTTGGACTCAATGTGGGGCCGCTGTCCATTGCGAGCGTAATGGACGAGGAGGACGGCATCCGTCGCGGCTTGGATCTGGTCGGCGGTTCGTCCATTACCTTTGAGGCGATTCTAAAGGATGACTACAACAAGGACAACCTGTCATCTGATATGGCGTCTGTACAGGCGATGCTGCAAAAGCGTCTGGACTCTCTGGGATACACAGAGGCTACTGTTGAGCTGGTCGGTGACAACCGCGTGACGGTTGACATTCCGTCCATCAACAATCCGGAAGAAGCGGTATCTGTGCTCGGTGCAACGGCACAGCTGACCTTTGAGGATGCCGCCGGCAACGTGATTCTCGATGGTTCCGGCATCAAGTCGGCAACTTCCGGCTATGGTCAGATTTCGCAGTCCAGCATGGCGAACGAACACTATGTGCAGGTGACCTTTACCAGCGAAGCACAGGAAAAGTGGACGGAAGCCACGAAGGCTGCTGCCAATGCAGAGAAAGGCAAGAATTATATTGCCATCAAGATGGATGATGAGGTGCTGTCTCAGCCGTCTGTCAGCAGTGAATACGCACAGACCGGTATCACCGGTGACAGCTGTGTGATTTCCGGCAGCTTTACCGCAGACAGCGCCAAGACCTTGGCAGAGCAGATCAACATTGGTCAGCTGCCGTTCTCTCTGGAAGAAGTCAGCATGAGCTCTGTCGGCCCGCAGCTGGGTGAAAAAGCACTGTCTACCAGCGTCATGGCAGGCGGCATCGGCGTTCTGCTCGTTATGCTGTTTATGATTCTGGTGTATCGTTTGCCGGGCTTTGTCGCATCTATTGCACTGGTATTCTATACCGCACTGGATTTGGTCATTCTGTCCGTTGCGCGCGTGAACCTGTCCCTGCCGGGCATTGCCGGTATTATTTTGTCTATCGGTATGGCGGTCGATGCGAACGTTATTATTTTCGAGCGCTTAAAGGATGAATTGAAGAACGGCAAGACGATTCGCGGCGCCATTGACGCCGGATTCCATCGCGCGTTCTCGGCAATTTTGGACTCCAATGTCACCACCTTGATTGCGGCGGTTGTGCTGTACTTTATGGGTACCGGTACGGTCAAGGGCTTTGCAATCACACTGGGTATCGGTGTTGTTCTGTCCATGTTCACCGCAATTACCGTCACAAAGTTCCTGCTCCAGCGCATGGCAGATTTCCATGTCACCAATCCGAAATGGTACGGTGTGAAGAAAGACACGAAGGGGGAGGTGTGA
- a CDS encoding ABC transporter permease codes for MDTGYNSEEITVYGVQPNSRYIHWKHTDGGAAVSATYAEKYNLHIGDTIALKEAYKDTRYTIKISDIYAYQGALCVFMNQEDLNAMLDYDSAYFSGYLSDTPITDIDEKYISSVIDLDALTKVSRQLDVSMGSMMYLVDGFGIAIFVILMYLLSKIIIEKNAQAISMTKILGYNNREIGGLYLASTSIVVAVLLLCSLPIETKLLTSLFAVVMKSEMTGWIPLVIRPRIYVQMLIIGLITYAIVAALGYRKIYRIPMDEALKHVE; via the coding sequence GTGGATACCGGTTATAACAGCGAAGAAATCACAGTGTATGGTGTGCAGCCCAATAGCCGGTATATCCATTGGAAGCATACAGACGGCGGTGCGGCAGTATCCGCTACATATGCAGAAAAATATAATCTGCATATTGGCGATACCATCGCGCTCAAAGAAGCATATAAGGACACGCGCTATACCATCAAAATTTCAGATATTTATGCGTATCAGGGCGCGCTGTGCGTGTTTATGAATCAAGAAGATTTGAACGCGATGCTGGACTATGACAGTGCATATTTCAGCGGATATTTATCGGATACACCGATTACAGATATCGACGAGAAATATATTTCTTCTGTCATTGATTTGGATGCACTGACCAAGGTATCCAGACAATTAGATGTCTCGATGGGAAGCATGATGTATTTGGTAGATGGCTTTGGAATTGCAATTTTTGTTATCCTCATGTATTTGCTGTCCAAAATTATTATTGAGAAAAATGCACAGGCAATTTCTATGACGAAAATCCTCGGCTACAACAATCGAGAAATCGGCGGCTTGTATCTTGCTTCAACATCCATTGTTGTGGCAGTATTGCTGTTGTGCAGTCTGCCGATAGAGACAAAATTGCTCACTTCACTGTTTGCGGTTGTCATGAAATCGGAGATGACGGGCTGGATTCCTCTGGTTATTCGGCCAAGAATTTATGTACAGATGCTAATAATCGGGTTGATTACCTATGCCATTGTCGCAGCTTTGGGGTATCGGAAAATTTACCGGATACCGATGGATGAAGCGCTCAAGCATGTGGAATAA
- a CDS encoding ABC transporter permease — MKNPLRKRHLRDLKQEIGKYLVIFLLLTASIGFVSGFLVADGSMLQAYHDSFEKYHVEDGNFTVQNRLNHAQIRDIQAQHVTLYELFYTEKELSNDSKLRIFPKRDKVNLACLMQGDMPKQSNEIAIDRMYADNNQLALGDTLTSGTQTWTITGLLALPDYSCLFEKNSDTMFDATKFGVAVVAQDTFEAISSDNKTFCYAWKYQQSPADETEENARAEDFLKFLSGEVQLEGFIPRYANQAIVFAGNDMGSDRGMMIMLLYMIIAIMAFVFCLVISDTIAKEAAVIGTLRASGYTKHELMVHYMTMPVIVTLVSALLGNILGYSFMKNYCAGMYYGSYSLPTYVTIWNGEAFVLTTVIPVLMMMILTWMILRRKLELSPLQFLRRDLRRKRQKKPLWLPDKIPFFHRFRLRVIFQNIGNYCILLIGILFANLLLMFGLALPDVLDVYQDNLKNNMLCKYQYILQMPYDAMDDDPSLGTMMSMLLF, encoded by the coding sequence ATGAAAAATCCTTTGAGAAAACGACATCTGCGTGACTTGAAGCAGGAAATCGGCAAATATCTCGTCATCTTCCTGCTGCTGACGGCGAGCATTGGCTTTGTGTCCGGATTTTTGGTTGCCGATGGCAGTATGCTGCAGGCGTACCATGACAGCTTTGAAAAATATCACGTGGAGGATGGCAATTTTACCGTACAAAACCGGCTCAATCATGCACAGATACGCGATATACAGGCGCAGCATGTCACATTGTACGAGCTGTTCTACACGGAGAAAGAGCTGAGCAATGATAGTAAGCTGCGCATTTTTCCGAAGCGGGACAAGGTGAATCTGGCGTGTCTGATGCAGGGAGACATGCCGAAACAATCCAATGAGATTGCCATTGACCGCATGTATGCGGATAATAATCAGCTTGCGCTTGGAGATACCTTGACGAGCGGCACACAAACTTGGACGATTACCGGTCTGCTTGCGCTGCCGGATTATAGCTGTCTGTTTGAAAAAAACAGCGATACCATGTTTGATGCGACAAAATTTGGCGTTGCCGTTGTGGCGCAAGATACATTCGAAGCGATTTCATCAGACAACAAAACATTTTGCTATGCGTGGAAATACCAGCAATCTCCGGCGGACGAGACGGAAGAAAATGCCCGTGCCGAAGATTTTTTGAAATTTCTCAGCGGAGAAGTACAGTTGGAAGGATTTATTCCGCGGTATGCCAATCAGGCAATTGTATTTGCTGGCAATGATATGGGCAGTGACCGCGGCATGATGATTATGCTGCTGTATATGATTATCGCGATTATGGCGTTTGTTTTTTGTCTGGTTATCAGCGACACGATTGCAAAAGAAGCGGCGGTCATTGGCACGCTGCGGGCGTCTGGTTATACCAAACACGAACTCATGGTACACTATATGACCATGCCGGTGATTGTCACGCTGGTCAGTGCGCTGCTCGGCAATATTCTTGGCTATTCGTTCATGAAGAATTATTGTGCAGGTATGTATTATGGAAGCTACAGTCTGCCGACCTATGTGACGATCTGGAATGGCGAAGCATTCGTGCTGACAACGGTTATTCCTGTGCTTATGATGATGATTCTGACCTGGATGATTTTGCGCCGAAAGTTGGAGCTGTCTCCGCTGCAGTTTCTGCGCAGAGATTTGCGGCGCAAACGTCAGAAAAAACCACTGTGGCTGCCGGACAAAATTCCGTTTTTCCATCGGTTTCGCCTGCGCGTAATTTTTCAGAATATCGGAAATTATTGCATTTTATTGATTGGTATCTTATTTGCAAATTTGCTGTTGATGTTCGGTTTGGCACTGCCGGATGTGCTGGATGTCTATCAAGATAATCTGAAAAACAATATGCTGTGCAAGTATCAATATATTTTGCAGATGCCATACGATGCGATGGATGACGATCCGTCACTGGGAACGATGATGTCGATGCTGTTGTTTTAG